In a genomic window of Geoalkalibacter sp.:
- the modB gene encoding molybdate ABC transporter permease subunit produces the protein MSYDPTPLLLSFELALISTAILLVIGVPLAWWLAFSRSRVQPIAEALISMPLVLPPTVLGFYLLLLFGRGSWLWELLDPWGIHLVFTFEGLVVASVIASVPFMVHPLQSGFRAVPASLVEASYTLGKSRLTTLLRVLLPNMKPALLAGVILTFAHVVGEFGVVLMIGGSIPGVTKVASIAIYDEVQALNFGAANMHALILFAVTFAVLLVIYGVNRRYFRPL, from the coding sequence ATGAGCTACGATCCCACGCCGCTGCTGCTCAGTTTCGAGCTTGCCCTGATCAGTACCGCCATCCTGCTGGTCATCGGCGTGCCCCTGGCCTGGTGGCTCGCCTTTTCCCGCAGCCGCGTCCAGCCCATCGCCGAAGCGCTCATTTCCATGCCCCTGGTCCTGCCGCCGACGGTTCTCGGCTTCTATCTGCTGCTGCTCTTCGGCAGGGGGAGCTGGTTGTGGGAACTGCTCGATCCCTGGGGGATTCATCTGGTCTTCACCTTCGAAGGGCTGGTGGTGGCCTCGGTCATCGCCAGCGTCCCCTTCATGGTGCATCCGCTGCAGTCGGGATTTCGCGCCGTGCCGGCCTCCCTGGTCGAGGCCTCCTACACCCTGGGCAAATCGCGCCTGACCACCCTGCTGCGCGTCCTGCTTCCCAACATGAAACCCGCCCTGCTGGCCGGCGTCATCCTCACCTTCGCCCACGTGGTGGGGGAATTCGGCGTGGTGCTGATGATCGGCGGCAGCATTCCGGGGGTGACCAAGGTGGCCTCCATCGCCATCTATGACGAGGTGCAGGCGCTCAATTTCGGCGCCGCCAACATGCACGCACTGATCCTCTTCGCCGTGACCTTCGCCGTGCTGCTCGTCATCTACGGCGTCAACCGCCGCTACTTCCGCCCCCTGTGA